The sequence GCCAGCTCATTGTGGGCCGTATTCCCGAGGATCAGGGGCGCATTCCCGGCGATATGCTGCCCACTCTGGACATGAAACTGCGCGAAGTGCTGCTGACGGACACCAAACGCCAGTATAATTTTATCGTCCGTCAGAATCTGCCGCCGGACCTGACGGAGTTTCACAGTTCCGAGCAGCCGCAGGCCCTGCCCCTCTGGGAGGCCTACGGCAAGAAACAGGGCGCCCAGCTTCTGCTGATCCCCCAGGTGCTGGACTGGCATCAGCGCGAGGGTTCCAAGGCGGGCGTCACCCAGTCGGCCCATGTGCGCGTGGAATTCTTTCTGCTCAAGGTGGACGACGGCACGCTGATGAACCGTTCCATCTTTGAGGAAAAACAGGTGGGTCTGACGGAAAACCTGCTCACAGTGGGTTCGTTCTTCAAGCGCAGGGGCACCTGGGTCACAGCCGAGGACCTCACCGTGGACGGCATGCGCAAGGCGGTCAAGGATCTGGGCTTATGATCATCTTCCCGGCAGTCGACATTCAGAACGGCAAGGCCGTGCGCCTCAAGCAGGGCCGCGCCCAGGAATCCACGGTTTTCGCCGAGGACCCGGCCGAAGCGGCCCGCAGTTGGCAGGCGCGGGGCGCGCGCTGGCTGCATGTGGTGGATCTGGACGGCGCATTTGACGGCGCGGCCCAGAGCCGGGCCATTGTGCGGCGCATCTGCCGGGAGATCAGCATTCCCGTACAGCTGGGCGGCGGCATCCGCGACGAAGCCACAGCCCGCGCCTATCTGGAGGCCGGGGTGAGCCGCCTGATCATCGGCACCCTGGCCCTGGAGCAGCCGGAACTGTTCGCCCGCCTCTGCCGCGCTTTCCCCGGCCAAATCGGCGTCTCTCTGGACGCCGAGGCCGGGCGTCTCAAAAGCCGGGGCTGGGTGGCGGACACCGGCCTGAGCGTGGACGACGTGCTGCCCCGGCTTCAGGACGACGGCGCGGCCTTCATCATTTATACGGACATTGAACGCGACGGCATGCAGAGCGGCGTCAACCTGGCCGCCCTGGGGCATCTGGCCCACAGCGCCCGCGTGCCGGTCATCGCCGCCGGCGGCGTGGCCACGCTGGAGGACGTGCAGAAACTCTATCCGCTCAGCCGCTCCGGCAATCTGGCCGGGGCCATCAGCGGGCGCGCCCTGTACGAGGGCACCTTGAATCTGGAAGAAGCCAACGCCTGGATCGACGCGCAGGAGAAGACGGAAAAAGCCTGACAGCCGCCCGCATCTCGTGTCCACTCCGCAGAGAGTTTCCCGCCCCGCCGCGCATTGTGGCGGGGCTTCTTTTCCGCATGCACAAACAGCGCGGGACAGCCGTCTTGCCAACAAGCTGCCCCGCGCTTATACTTTGGACATGTACACCGCCCGTCTTCCCATCCGCCGCCTGTACTGCGGCTTTCCCGAAGAGCGTTACTGGCGCTCCCTGCTCTAAGCCTCTCCCCGCCGTCCATTGTCCGGAGAAGCCGCCGCATCACGGCGGCCGTATCACATTCTTTTTTTTGCGGGGAGTATCCATGCTGACCACAAAACCGTTTCACTGGTATTGTCTGTTGGGAGCCATCATTCTGGAAGTGGGCGGCACCACGGTCATGAAGCTGGCCCAGGGCTGGACCTTCGCCCATGCCGCCCTGCTGGGCCTGATGCTGATGTGGCTGGCCATCGGCCTTTCCTATTATCTTCTGGCCCTGTCCACCACCGGCCTGCCCGTGGGCGTGGCCTTCGCCTTCTGGGAAGGGCTGGGCCTGACTCTGATCACCCTGTCCAGCGTGCTGATCCTGGACGAAAGCCTGACCCTCAAACGTGTTTTGGGCCTGATCTGCGTGCTGGCCGGAGCACTGCTGGTGCACCACGGCACGGGCCACGGCGAAAGCCCGAAGCCGCGCCCGCGCGACGCCGGGCAAAGCCACATTTCGCCCCAGGACGCGGCTGACGGCGCGCGCGCCGCGAGGAGGCCGTGATGCACGCTCTGACCGCCTTTTTCAATGTCTCCGTGCTGCTGGTCGTGCTGGCCGCTCTACTGGATATTCTGGCCAATCTGCTGTTGGCCCGTTCCCAGGGCTTCCGCCGCCGCTGGATCGGCATTACGGCTCTGGCCCTGGTAGGTCTGGCCTTTTACTGCCTTTCCCTGGCCGTGCAAAACATGGATCTGGCTGTGGCCTATGCCATGTGGGGCAGTTTCGGCATTCTGGGCACCTCGCTGGGCGGCTGGCTTTTCTTCAGCCAGCGCCTCAGGCCCTGCGCCTTCGCGGGCATGGGCCTGCTTATCGCTGGCATGCTGCTGTTGCATCTGGGCTGAGCGCCAAAAGCCCCGGGGCCATTCAGCCCCGCCGAAGCGCCTTCCCCGTGGAGAGCGCT comes from Desulfovibrio porci and encodes:
- the hisA gene encoding 1-(5-phosphoribosyl)-5-[(5-phosphoribosylamino)methylideneamino]imidazole-4-carboxamide isomerase, encoding MIIFPAVDIQNGKAVRLKQGRAQESTVFAEDPAEAARSWQARGARWLHVVDLDGAFDGAAQSRAIVRRICREISIPVQLGGGIRDEATARAYLEAGVSRLIIGTLALEQPELFARLCRAFPGQIGVSLDAEAGRLKSRGWVADTGLSVDDVLPRLQDDGAAFIIYTDIERDGMQSGVNLAALGHLAHSARVPVIAAGGVATLEDVQKLYPLSRSGNLAGAISGRALYEGTLNLEEANAWIDAQEKTEKA
- a CDS encoding DMT family transporter; amino-acid sequence: MLTTKPFHWYCLLGAIILEVGGTTVMKLAQGWTFAHAALLGLMLMWLAIGLSYYLLALSTTGLPVGVAFAFWEGLGLTLITLSSVLILDESLTLKRVLGLICVLAGALLVHHGTGHGESPKPRPRDAGQSHISPQDAADGARAARRP
- a CDS encoding SMR family transporter, with translation MHALTAFFNVSVLLVVLAALLDILANLLLARSQGFRRRWIGITALALVGLAFYCLSLAVQNMDLAVAYAMWGSFGILGTSLGGWLFFSQRLRPCAFAGMGLLIAGMLLLHLG